In the genome of Megachile rotundata isolate GNS110a chromosome 16, iyMegRotu1, whole genome shotgun sequence, the window caaattcttataaatCCAAGGTGAATCTTCGTTATAACGAAAACTGACGTTCTGTACCATTATAACAGGAGGTGGAATAGTTCCACAAGAAGGAAAATAGAAGTTCAATACTTTATCGTTAACAACTTTCTCTGTAAGACCTTGTGCCACCATTTTTGCCAAAGTTTTTTCCTTAGATTGTGCTTGTCTCGCTAATTTTGCGGATCCGTGACCAAATCGTGCAATGTAATTTTTCATATGAGCAATTTGATCTTGCTCCCAATTATACTGTTTTGCTTGATTTTCCAGCAACTCCATTCTTGTCTTAACAAAGGCTTCGTAATTACCAGTGTAATACTTTAACTGTTTCTTATTAACATGAATGATATTTGTACAAATGCCATTAAGGAAATCTTGAGAATGAGAAATGATCACCAGAATTCTTTTGTATGTTTTTAACTCTTCCTCCAACCATACACAAGCATCAAGATCTAAATGATTGGTAGGCTCATCAAGTAACAACAAGTGAGGTTTCACATATAAAGCTCTGTAAAAAATGACCACCTTCATTCAGTAATTGTTAAAATGTTTTGTCAATAATCCATAATCTCTATGTACCTAGCAAGAGCAATCCTCATTCGCCAACCTCCAGAGAAGTCCTTAGTAGGCGTTTTCTGCATCTTTGCGGTGAAACCCAAACCATGTAAAATGTGAGCAGCACGAGCTTCTGCTGTATCAGCAGTCATATCTTCTAACCTTTCATAGACATCCATAAGTTGCTCCTattgaaataaacatttttatgtatataattacattaattataacaaGAGAATACAAAATCACTGTAACAGAATATACCTGAGCATCTTCTTCATCACATTCTACCAGTTCCTCAGCAAGTTTTTCTAACCGAATACGCTCTTCATCAACTTCCATCACACACTCTAAAGCTGTTTTATTGCTAGCAGGCATTTCTCTAGTCAAATGAAAGATATCAATCTGTTCAGGAATAGGAACTTCACGATTTCCAAGTACAGCTAACAAAGTAGACTTTCCAGAGCCATTAAGTCCAAGTAAACCATAACGTCTACCGCAATTTAACTCCAACATAGTGTCCTGCAGCAATTCACAGCCATGGAAAGTGATAGAAAAATTAGATATCTTTATATCTCTACTACGTGGATGCGAAGCCAATGATCCTGTACATGAACGTGCTTCTGCGTTGAGTCTAGCATCTGCCTCCAACTTCAAACATAGAGCCTCTGTAACAAAAGGAAGAGTTTACATTGTGTCTTTGaaacttgtaaaaaataaatgtacaattttaccTTCTGCACTGATGGGAGCTCCATTGGTTCCATTCTGAATGACTCCCACACCAGGGCTGGACTCTTTACCATCTTCTGTGGTTTTTGTCTGAGCTGCAGATTGAGGTGGTTTTTTTCCAGACTGTCTAGCCTTAGCCGCCTCCTTTTTCTTCTGCTGTTGTTTCTTTTTTGCGTCGGACGGCATTGTTAGTCTGAAATATCATGAAATACGTGATGTGTCCTTTCACGCACCCTCGAAATACAGCCGGGAATACATGTTACGTAAGCTGTAGGTTAGGAATACGTTAGCACGTGCGTCAAAAGAAATCCGGATACAATGCAACGtcgaattcgaaaattcaataaatccCCATCGTTGGAAACGGCTTTTTGCGCGAGCCAACTAGGGTGAGATAGACAGACACAAGGAGAGAGACGAAGTAGGGCGACAGAAAAAGgaagacaaagacagagagaaaaGAGACCAGGATAGCTAGACTTCTGCtgtatttctccaatttccattaGCGAGCTCGAAAACAATGTCAATAGATTGCAAACACAACACCTATGAAATAAGAATAAAAGCTAAATGAGGCAGAGCGAAGGAAAAGAgttgaaataatgaaaaaagGAACACCTCCAGCTGAGACAAAAGAAACTTTGATCATTCTTTAACACTGACTCACGTTTAGAATAAGCGATAATATATATCATTCAATTCTTCGTTTTCGCTGTGCTTCCTTCGAGCACCGATCTTAAAATAACTTCCAGAAATTACCTAATTGTGCGCCAAAAATCGAACGATCCGTGCAACACGCAGACACACGTGCATGGATAAAGGTGAAGCCGTCAACATTGACTAGTCAATGCCGTCAAATCATAGTTTATAAGATTACTCAATAGATGGCTGTACCTAAAAGATCAGAAGTTTGCAAGGAATCACTGCGCGATATTTAAAACTGTGTACCGGTGTGACACGTGTAGAACTTACCGTTTCATTCCAGGAGTTAATCACAACTTTAAACATTCATGTATGTTATTTGCgattgaaaagaaaagaatcatCAGAGGTTTTCGAAATTATGGTAAAATCTTCGAATACGTAAAATTCCGAAGGTCAAATTTGTTGCAAGAAACGAGAATGTCTCAGCGTTACATCGATGGAGAGGTActtgtttataaattataattatttgcacTTTAATTATTGTTGATTTAAGGTAGTTTAAtcggtatataaaaatatttaatgtcgGTCGTTAAAAGATCGATCGATAGTTTGAATCGTAAGGTTAGGAATATTTGATGATCTTCCATATTGCAATGATATTTTAATCAGGCTTTTTTGTTTTGtgtcatcaattttattttaattgaatatcGAAAGATATCAagctattaatttatataagtgattgttatttgttagtgcatgttgtatatatatatatatatatatagatatgtatatgtatatatactcaTCATTGCTAACTGTCACTATCGAAAACAATCGAAATAGTGCCGCTTTCGATAATCGAAAATTTAAACCGTATCTTTGAAGATCAGTTCAGTCGTAATACTGTGTCAATCGGAATGGCAGCGTAAGTAATTATTTGCGTTTAATTGAAATTGTACGCATTCACAAACACACATTTTGGTTTTTATAGCATGAAAATGCCGACACAATTAATTTCCATCGAAGGCCATATATCgaaattcattataatatttgatTAAAGGTAACCAATCATTAAaccttacaattttatttatacatttaaatttaatttaaccaaCTATTCAGACGAGTTTGTTGTACTTAACTTTCAGTCAAGTTGAAGAAAAATTAAGGAATCAAGCCTGTGCAAGAAGTTTGGTACAAAGCAACCGCATTCCTCTCTCCACGGTTACGTTGTTCGAGCGACGAGAGCCGGTTAAAGAAGTGTGTTCTGATGAATGAACGAATGGATAAACGGCAGTAGCGGTAGGGGCCGTAAAAGAAGAGACGGACTTGCGCCCCTGCTGGTCCGAAGTCTGCTGGAGGGGGCGAGGACGACCTAGGATGTGGGGGGTGAGGGGTTACTGGCTTAATTGCACCGCATCACAGAACGTAGTATTTCGTAGTACGTAATGGTGGGGGTGTAATGCGTCCTCGctcgtcctcgtcctcgtcgacgacgtcgtcgtcttcgtcgtcgttgtcgtcgttGTAGACATcgacgtcgtcgtcgccgtcgtcgttGTGGTTATTCGTATGTAAGCTGCACGCTCGCCTCGATCGACGTATGCGTACCAGTGACGTATCAACTTCGGTCGCCTCGCGAATGGGCACCAGCAAATATTCAATTCTTAATCTCGCTAACTTTCTCGTTGTCTAGCCGTTTTGATTTGAATTGTAAATCGTTGTAGAGTTTGCTGAAAGTTGGCGAGAGCTACCGGCAAACATTCAGTTCTTAATGTCGcaaattttcgaacgatttaATCGCGTATAAAGTTCAGAGTTACGTCGACCGTCTTGAAAGTCTTAAAGAGTTGCACGGACTTGATGAATTTGAGGGACCACGAAGTTTTCATAAGCTTAGAAAGCATCTGTTTTCTAtgcataattttacattttgcaaACTTCAAAGAGCACAACTGTTGTAAcatctttgtcaattttttaatagctGAACATTTCGGAAGCTTTTAAGGATATAATGTAGCTTTCGACACGATTTAATAACTTTCAATTTTGGACGGTGCACTGAAAGTCTTCTGATAGTCACTGGTAGGGACTCGAATCGCCAGAGCGACGATAATACGAACCAATCGGCAGGACGTACGACACGAACGTAATAATCGATCGGTTGAGACGTTTGACACACTTTTCCAGGCCGACAACGATTAATTTTCGACGATGCAAATCTGTCCCTGggaagagggagagagagtgAGCGCGGCGCGAGGGGAGCGGGCTTTCGTGGAAATACCTTTGGAGGGTGAAACCTCTGTATCGTAATAAATAATCGATATTATTCTTGGACTATCAAGGAATAGCCGAGATTAAAGCGGAACCTTTGAATCTGTTAAAATTTATCCGATAAAATCTTTCTGTTGAAGTTTACGTATCTTCAAGCAGAAGCTGCTCTCTCTTACTCTTCCctaaaattattctttttccttgttAACATCAAAAGTTAATCGCAATATACTTAAGCTACAGAGgatcatttattaaaataactcaATCAGTCTTGCATTAAGCAATTAACGCAGAATACATAACGATATTGCAAATTAGTTACTGATTATCTGAATCACTTTACCGGCGTCTGTATGCGTTAGAAAGGTGGTTTTATGGTATCAGTACACAGATGATGTATTGTACCGTTAACGTGTCTGGAATTGTGGTGCTAAAAGGCATTGCTACGACCCTGCTCGCTCGTGTGCGTGACGTGGAGGTCTACACGCAAGCACACGCTCACGCTGCTCGCGTGTCAACTACCGTAACCCTCGAGTACATCGGGGATTTCACAGTGGACGGGGTCGCGGCTGAAAGGAAGGGGCTGAAAAAAGGTGTGAATGCCGGATGGCATTCATTCAAATGCCGTCCAATCACAGCATCGTACTCCAGGTCGAGTGGCAGGGCCGGCATACATCGGGAATTATTAAGTCCTTGCGATTCTCTCTGCTGTTAACTAGACAGATTAACCCAAATCGAACCAAAAACTGCCTTAATTCTTTTTATCGAGGAgcacatttataaaattgagtATTTAATTTGGGATTGTACTCCCAGCCTCCACAGCCATTGTTAAACACGTACCTTGAGGgacaataaatttaaataatgccgcagttaaatataatttaacataattaaaGAAGAATCAGAGGCCTTCCATCGGTGAATGATCAACTTGTTCTCCTAGGTCGCGGTATTCGCAGTTTATACTACTTGAAGCAGCCACTTTAGTCAGTCCCTGAAGCAGTATCCAGTCAGCACGAAACAATACTTAAAGAACAGCGCTTAAACTACTTCAAGTAAGTCCACAAACATTAAACAGAAGGTATAATGAGACACAGAACTGATACCGATATGTTTCTAGGTACTCATTGTCAGTGATCCTCTACCGAATTAATTTACTTCTGCCATGGGAATGCAATTggaccacaatgaataattataGTCAGATGCAACTGAATTTCAATGGAAGTGCGTGTACTGTCTAGGGAAACTGAAGATGTTTGGTTCAGCTAGAGACCATTCTAAAATTTATGAACAAATCTGCTGGCTCGTCGTGGAATCGACGAGCGACGTCTTTCTGCCGAGTGTTTTTGACACGAGGCGGTCTCCCCAATCGATCCAGGCCAGAATAGCCGAACCGGAAGTAGGACGTTTAGGCTCGATGGGAATGACAACGGAGAGAGTGACTTAACTTTCGAATTTCGTCGGATCTTCCTGAATCACTTGAATGAATTTACTTGATAAGATGCCAACTGTACGAGAATTACACTCTTCTAGCGTGCTTAAGAATTAATTGAAAGAGAAACGAATTGTAGACGTTGATCGAACGAGAACTTGCGAGAAATTGGATTCTTCTCTGAATCTTAGTTATGTGAAATGGATTTAGATTAGATTCGCATCAGTTTCTATAAAAAGATATGGTGCAAGAACtttcgttattatttttttagaatgaattttttctcttttaattAACATTGCATATTTATGACAAATGATTACAAGACAAATCCCTAAGTTaccatttcacattttttatttcagaaaattcCAGAAAACGTTTGGCAAACCAGTCTGATCATGGTAGACCGTATTTCCTCCGAGTTCCTCTTTAACATACAGTCTAGCGCGCAGTGCAGTCTCCAGTGCAACGGTTGTATGACAATTGCCAGCTGATTGCGATCTTTCACCCGGGGGGAGAGAAAAAAAATTAGCGACGCAGCCCGCAATCAACGTGTCTCAGAAGCGGCGTCGTGGCTAGGTCTGCTGTATCGACCTAATACTTGCTACTTCACGGCACCTCGTAAAATACGGTGATTACTGCACGTGATTTCGGGGAGAAAACCATAATAGCCGACCCTGACCGTCAGGGCTGGTGCGAACATTTGCGGAGATGGGTTCCTAAAACCTGGAACGCCTCAAGATTAAAACACTTCAACATTGAAACGCGTCCAGATTGGAACGGTTTAAGATTAAAACACCTCAAACTTTGGAACTTGAATAGTTCGAGCTCAGAACGCATCAAACTTGGAGTGCTTAAAGCTTAAAACCCCTTAGACTTGAAAAGCTTCTAACTCAAAATTTAGGACATTTCAagattggaatatttgaaactcgtaatatttttaaatgtttataaatgttatatatGTGTATTATGTATGCAACTTTAAGATTACTATGAACTTTTTACAGATCATGGAGCTTTTAAAAGTACCAGGGAGAACTCTGTTCGTGCCGGCCCTGCTGACCGTTGAGAAATTGTCCCAACGGAACGAACAAGTCAGGAAGATCCTCCTACACAATTTATAGATGCAGTAATTTGGCCCCAAACACTGCTAGTGATTGAATCTTGAAAACTAGTGAAAATTCGACAACAGTACTCTAACGGGATCAAATTGATTgtggtaaaaataataatttagcaaatttcTGTAATGAAACAATTATAATTGTGCAGCTTTGATTTCGTACTCATTGATTGTAGAAAAGATTGGACGAGCTTTTTTCTTGACGTTCGATAAAATTTCCCGAGAaccgttttcaaatttattcggGTTCAGAGGCTTGAGCCTCATCGCCGTGACGAGCAATTAAACGCAAAAACGAGAGAGGATTCCCTGCAGTCGGAGGGGATGATGGGATCACCGAACAAGATCGATGAAAGTTACTTGTCTTTCAGCTAGAGTGTATCAGTTTCAACGCTCAACGTTGGAAAATCTGTACGTGAAACAGGATATACTGGCTTGAACCGGGGTCACTGGAATTCGAACAACGTCAATCCTGAACATGCAAATTGCTATTCAAACGAGGTATGGACTTTAAACGAAGAGAAACATTTGTATTTCTTCCTTGAAAATCGAAGCAACATGTAATTTTCTCTCCACGTTTTAGACGTAAAAAGTAGAAACTACTTTTACCACGAACCATTATCGTTCCGGCTATAAAATTTTAAGCGAGGAGTTTAACGAAGGAATTCTGCAAAAATTCTATTGGTTGCGGAATCTTCGAGAAGCAAAAAGACACGGAAGTAAGTATTGTTTCGTATGGAACGCTATTTACCATGGGGCAAGAAATTTAATACAACTCGTTGGAGCCGTTGAAATCGACGTAGCTAGGTGCATACGCTCCTCCGTCACTGTCGTCGACGAGAGGAGGAGAGAAAAGCGGAAGAGAAAAATTTCGACGTCTGCGTGCGAGGGTTCGACAGCCTGAGAACGAGCAGAAGGAGTCAGGACTCGTCGCACAGTGGCACAGAATCAATTTTCTAGGCGAATCTATATTTTAGTTTTCGCCAAGAGTTACGGTTGCTTTTTTCTTTTCCGCATCGAAGGGAAATCTTACAGAGTTTTTTCATTTTCGTGTAA includes:
- the LOC100879955 gene encoding ATP-binding cassette sub-family F member 2, with translation MPSDAKKKQQQKKKEAAKARQSGKKPPQSAAQTKTTEDGKESSPGVGVIQNGTNGAPISAEEALCLKLEADARLNAEARSCTGSLASHPRSRDIKISNFSITFHGCELLQDTMLELNCGRRYGLLGLNGSGKSTLLAVLGNREVPIPEQIDIFHLTREMPASNKTALECVMEVDEERIRLEKLAEELVECDEEDAQEQLMDVYERLEDMTADTAEARAAHILHGLGFTAKMQKTPTKDFSGGWRMRIALARALYVKPHLLLLDEPTNHLDLDACVWLEEELKTYKRILVIISHSQDFLNGICTNIIHVNKKQLKYYTGNYEAFVKTRMELLENQAKQYNWEQDQIAHMKNYIARFGHGSAKLARQAQSKEKTLAKMVAQGLTEKVVNDKVLNFYFPSCGTIPPPVIMVQNVSFRYNEDSPWIYKNLEFGIDLDTRIALVGPNGAGKSTLLKLLYGDLVPTSGMIRKNSHLRIGRYHQHLHELLDLDMSPLDYMMKAFPDVKEREEMRKIIGRYGLTGRQQVCPIRQLSDGQRCRVVFAWLAWQVPHLLLLDEPTNHLDMETIDALADAINDFDGGMVLVSHDFRLINQVAEEIWVCENGTITKWSGNIIDYKEHLKNKVLNDNQKRQKDLHRSK